A window of the Longimicrobiaceae bacterium genome harbors these coding sequences:
- a CDS encoding carbon-nitrogen hydrolase, with product MSKGPFTLGLIQEAVSSNRQEQLEASIANVREAAGRGAQIVCLQELFNSPYFCKSTHADRFDLAEPIPGPTTTRMQELAKELQIVIIVPLFERQGPGVYRNSAAIIDADGSLLGVYRKMHIPDDPLYHEKYYFVPGDANDATGGFKVWHTRYARIGVLICWDQWYPEAARITSLLGAEVIFFPTAIGWHPSEKEEHGTAQVEAWRTIQRSHAIANGVFTASPNRVGHEDEPGTDGIEFFGHSFVCDPFGRIIAEAGTEPEVLVVECDPALIDETRRNWPFLRDRRIDAYAPILNRYLAQT from the coding sequence ATGAGCAAAGGCCCCTTCACCCTGGGCTTGATCCAGGAGGCGGTGAGCAGTAATCGGCAGGAGCAGCTCGAGGCGTCCATCGCGAACGTGCGCGAGGCGGCTGGGCGGGGTGCACAGATCGTCTGCCTGCAGGAGCTCTTCAACTCCCCCTACTTCTGCAAATCCACGCATGCGGACCGCTTCGACCTGGCGGAGCCCATTCCCGGCCCCACCACCACCCGCATGCAGGAGCTGGCGAAGGAGCTGCAGATCGTCATCATCGTCCCGCTGTTCGAGCGCCAGGGGCCCGGCGTCTATCGGAACTCCGCGGCGATCATCGACGCGGATGGGTCTCTTCTGGGCGTGTACCGGAAGATGCACATCCCCGACGACCCGCTGTACCACGAGAAGTACTACTTCGTACCCGGCGACGCGAACGACGCCACGGGTGGGTTCAAGGTCTGGCATACCCGCTATGCCCGTATCGGCGTGCTCATCTGCTGGGACCAGTGGTACCCTGAGGCCGCGCGGATCACCTCGCTCCTCGGGGCGGAGGTGATCTTCTTCCCCACCGCCATCGGCTGGCACCCTTCCGAGAAGGAGGAGCACGGAACGGCGCAGGTCGAAGCGTGGCGTACCATCCAGCGCAGCCACGCCATCGCCAACGGGGTGTTCACGGCGTCGCCCAACCGGGTCGGACACGAGGACGAGCCCGGGACCGATGGGATCGAGTTCTTCGGGCATTCCTTCGTCTGTGACCCGTTCGGTCGCATTATCGCCGAAGCGGGCACTGAGCCGGAGGTGCTGGTGGTGGAATGCGACCCCGCACTGATCGACGAGACCCGCCGGAACTGGCCGTTCCTCCGCGACCGTCGCATCGACGCCTACGCCCCGATCCTCAACCGCTACCTGGCACAAACGTGA
- a CDS encoding ABC transporter permease — protein MPGLTVVREFLVDLQRQKLRTSLTIMGITWGTVAVVVLLAFGTGLAKQMKRNARGIGEYVVILTPGVTTLPYQGFTEGRQIRLDEGDVAALRSEVPGILRVSPEYGDWTPVRRGRQVANPFVSGVYPEYAGMRNVFAAPGGRFFNQRDMERRRRVAFIGDELANLLFAGADPIGETIYIRDTPFIVVGVMQPKTQNSSYQSQDKDRLFIPSTTYTSMFGDRYVSRILYQPADPTQAGEVRAAATQVLANRHSYDPADRDAVYVWDTAENMKMFNYLFLGFNLFLGVVGSFTLIVGGVGVANIMYIVVRERTREIGIKRALGARRSDILGQIFLETTMIVAIGATIGLIISIAMVKVAGLLPIQEEVGTPEMSPMVVGVTLTLLAIVAFFSGLFPARRAANLDPVESLRYGT, from the coding sequence ATGCCCGGGCTCACCGTCGTCCGCGAGTTCCTCGTGGACCTGCAGCGGCAGAAGCTGAGAACCAGCCTGACCATCATGGGGATCACCTGGGGAACGGTGGCGGTGGTGGTCCTCCTCGCCTTCGGGACGGGGCTGGCGAAGCAGATGAAGCGGAATGCACGTGGGATCGGCGAGTACGTCGTTATCCTGACGCCAGGGGTGACCACACTGCCCTACCAGGGATTTACCGAGGGACGGCAGATACGCCTCGACGAGGGGGACGTGGCGGCATTGCGATCGGAGGTACCGGGGATCCTGCGTGTGAGCCCTGAATACGGCGACTGGACGCCGGTGCGTCGTGGTCGGCAGGTCGCAAACCCGTTCGTTTCCGGCGTCTATCCCGAGTACGCCGGGATGCGCAACGTCTTCGCGGCTCCGGGTGGGCGCTTCTTCAACCAGCGAGACATGGAGCGGCGCCGGCGCGTCGCTTTCATCGGCGACGAGCTGGCCAACCTCCTGTTCGCCGGCGCCGACCCGATCGGTGAGACCATCTACATCCGCGATACGCCGTTCATCGTCGTGGGGGTGATGCAGCCTAAGACGCAGAACTCGTCCTACCAGTCGCAGGACAAGGACCGGCTCTTCATTCCGTCGACGACCTACACCTCCATGTTCGGCGACCGGTACGTGTCGCGAATCCTCTACCAGCCCGCGGATCCCACGCAAGCCGGGGAGGTGCGCGCTGCGGCGACCCAGGTGCTCGCGAACCGCCACAGCTACGATCCCGCCGATCGGGATGCGGTTTACGTCTGGGACACGGCTGAGAACATGAAAATGTTCAACTACCTGTTCCTCGGCTTCAATCTCTTTCTGGGTGTGGTGGGGAGCTTCACCCTGATCGTGGGCGGCGTGGGGGTCGCCAACATCATGTACATCGTCGTGCGTGAGCGAACCCGGGAAATCGGTATCAAGCGAGCACTGGGGGCCCGGCGGAGCGACATCCTCGGACAGATCTTTCTGGAGACGACGATGATCGTGGCCATCGGCGCCACCATCGGGCTCATCATCTCCATCGCCATGGTCAAGGTCGCGGGCCTGCTACCCATCCAGGAAGAGGTGGGCACGCCGGAGATGTCGCCGATGGTGGTGGGCGTTACGCTGACGCTACTGGCGATCGTCGCCTTCTTCTCCGGTCTCTTCCCGGCTCGCCGCGCGGCGAACCTGGACCCCGTGGAGAGTCTGCGTTACGGGACCTGA
- a CDS encoding aminotransferase class V-fold PLP-dependent enzyme, with protein sequence MPATQLFARIRATEFSRLVESHHAYLDHTGSTLYPESLVRRHAARLGSGILGNPHSENPASLDSTEEIELARDAVLRFFAADPTEYAVCFVANATAAIKLVGESFPFRPDSRFVLSADNHNSVNGIREFAARRGADVIYLPLTRGLRLANPLAYIPDCRGRPASLFAYPAQSNFSGVVHPLELVDTAHARGYSVLLDAAAFAPTHPLHLDRVKADFVAISFYKMFGYPTGVGALIARRDALEMLERPWFSGGAVDFVSVGAGMHQLRNGEPGFEDGTPNFLGLGAVADGLTFLSEIGVEAIEAHVLGLCARMLEGLTAIRYPNGSPAVRIYGPTSLQARGATVAFNLLDPDGDVVPYETLVEAAGAEGISLRGGCFCNPGASEAAFAYDAVRLRACLEQLGKAFTHRGLSECMGGAPVGAVRASLGLSSNEEDVDRLLILLRRISEDRIARTPLRLSGDAVA encoded by the coding sequence ATGCCCGCCACCCAGCTCTTCGCCCGCATCCGGGCCACCGAGTTCAGCCGGCTCGTTGAGTCCCACCATGCCTACCTCGATCACACCGGTAGCACGCTCTATCCCGAGTCGCTGGTCCGGCGCCACGCCGCACGGCTGGGCAGCGGCATTCTCGGAAATCCGCACTCCGAGAATCCCGCCTCCCTCGACAGCACGGAGGAGATCGAGCTGGCCCGCGACGCCGTCCTCCGTTTCTTCGCCGCGGATCCCACTGAGTACGCCGTCTGCTTCGTCGCGAACGCCACGGCAGCGATCAAGCTGGTCGGGGAGAGCTTCCCCTTCCGGCCTGACTCTCGCTTCGTGCTGAGCGCCGACAACCACAATTCGGTCAACGGCATCCGCGAGTTCGCGGCGCGGCGTGGCGCAGACGTGATCTACCTGCCCCTGACACGCGGGCTCCGCCTGGCGAACCCTCTCGCCTACATACCCGATTGCCGCGGTCGGCCAGCCTCGCTTTTCGCCTATCCCGCCCAGTCGAACTTTTCGGGAGTGGTGCACCCGTTGGAGCTGGTCGACACCGCCCACGCGCGTGGCTACTCGGTCCTGCTCGACGCCGCCGCCTTCGCTCCCACCCACCCTCTTCACCTGGATCGCGTGAAGGCGGATTTCGTGGCGATCTCGTTCTACAAGATGTTCGGTTACCCGACCGGCGTCGGCGCGCTGATTGCCCGACGCGATGCCCTGGAAATGCTCGAGCGGCCGTGGTTCTCGGGAGGCGCGGTGGATTTCGTGTCGGTGGGCGCTGGGATGCACCAGCTGCGCAACGGCGAGCCCGGGTTCGAGGACGGCACGCCGAACTTCCTGGGCCTCGGCGCAGTGGCCGATGGCCTCACTTTCCTATCGGAGATCGGCGTCGAGGCAATCGAAGCACACGTGCTCGGCCTCTGCGCACGTATGCTGGAGGGTCTCACGGCCATCCGATATCCGAACGGGTCTCCGGCGGTGCGCATCTATGGCCCGACATCGCTCCAGGCACGAGGGGCGACAGTAGCGTTCAACCTGCTCGATCCCGACGGAGACGTGGTTCCGTACGAGACACTGGTGGAAGCGGCAGGCGCAGAGGGGATCTCTCTCCGCGGGGGCTGCTTCTGTAACCCAGGCGCATCCGAGGCCGCCTTTGCCTACGACGCGGTGCGGCTGCGGGCGTGCCTCGAGCAACTCGGAAAGGCTTTCACCCACCGGGGCCTCTCCGAGTGTATGGGCGGGGCGCCGGTCGGAGCCGTCCGCGCCTCGCTCGGCCTCTCCAGCAACGAGGAGGATGTCGATCGGCTGCTGATCCTGCTGCGTCGAATCAGCGAAGATCGGATCGCCCGTACGCCCCTACGCCTCAGCGGAGACGCCGTTGCCTGA
- a CDS encoding DUF2911 domain-containing protein, which produces MLESRLTVAGVMLTLVACAPSPASDGQGSSSSANADSVQQVAVACTPSPNMPVEGRPSPYDSTAFTLGGQRSLVCYGRPSMRGRTIFGGLVPYGQLWRTGANEPTTIHLPVAATIAGIQVEPGSYSLYTVPGEQEWTVIVNASTSQWGIENQYTEEVRAQEVGRATVPSEQIDAPVETFVIRAEPQGEDAVDLVLEWETTRVRIPVQRT; this is translated from the coding sequence ATGCTCGAATCCCGGTTGACTGTCGCCGGAGTCATGCTGACGCTGGTCGCCTGCGCCCCCTCACCTGCAAGTGACGGCCAGGGATCGTCCAGTTCCGCGAACGCCGACTCGGTTCAGCAGGTCGCTGTGGCCTGCACTCCTTCGCCGAACATGCCGGTGGAAGGGCGGCCCAGCCCCTACGATTCCACTGCCTTCACGCTGGGCGGGCAAAGGTCACTGGTGTGCTACGGACGTCCGTCCATGCGTGGACGCACGATCTTCGGGGGCCTCGTTCCCTATGGCCAGCTATGGCGTACGGGTGCCAACGAGCCGACCACCATCCATCTGCCGGTCGCCGCGACCATTGCAGGCATCCAGGTGGAGCCGGGCTCGTATTCGCTCTATACCGTTCCGGGCGAGCAAGAGTGGACGGTGATCGTCAACGCCTCCACGTCTCAGTGGGGGATCGAGAACCAGTACACGGAAGAAGTTCGCGCGCAAGAGGTTGGTCGGGCGACCGTTCCCTCCGAGCAGATTGACGCGCCGGTGGAGACCTTCGTCATCCGCGCGGAGCCGCAGGGAGAGGATGCGGTGGACCTCGTGCTCGAGTGGGAGACTACCCGCGTGAGGATCCCCGTGCAGCGAACCTGA
- a CDS encoding pitrilysin family protein, producing the protein MRIHSVRPALALAAVASIAVVSVPARAQQAPPTPGTPRPFSVPAAREFSLSNGMKVTLVPYGEVPKAQVQLIVRVGNVDEGADEVWLADVTGDLMQEGTTNRSAEQIARDAASMGGSIGIGVSSALTNISGDALSEFVPQMVELIADIAQNPSFPAEALERIRADRLRQLSIQLSQPQAQALRKFVSVLYPSHPYGRPFPTPEMLQGFTAEQVRAFYQENFSAARAHLYVAGRFDEVATEQAIRAAFEGWEAGSESMPSIPSPESGRAVYLVDSPGAVQSTIYLGLPVIDPSNPDYIPLQVTNALLGGSFASRITSNIREQKGYTYSPFSTLSSRYRDAYWAEIADVTTDVTGPALTEIFFEIDRLRGEPPSEEELRGIQNYLAGTFVLQNSSRGGIISQLSFINLHGLGRDWLESYVPRVYEVTPAEVMHIARTYLDPSRMTIVVVGDRSKIEDQLREFGEIRE; encoded by the coding sequence ATGCGCATCCATTCGGTTCGCCCAGCCCTCGCGCTCGCTGCCGTCGCTTCCATCGCTGTCGTCAGCGTGCCGGCCAGGGCGCAGCAGGCTCCCCCGACGCCCGGCACCCCGCGACCCTTCTCCGTTCCGGCCGCGCGCGAGTTTTCCCTCTCCAACGGGATGAAGGTGACCCTGGTGCCGTACGGAGAGGTCCCCAAGGCGCAGGTGCAGCTCATCGTCCGGGTCGGCAACGTGGACGAAGGGGCCGATGAAGTCTGGCTGGCCGACGTCACGGGCGACCTGATGCAGGAAGGAACCACGAACCGCTCCGCCGAGCAGATCGCCCGCGACGCCGCTTCGATGGGTGGCTCGATCGGGATCGGCGTTTCGTCGGCGCTCACCAACATCTCGGGCGATGCGCTGTCCGAGTTCGTGCCGCAGATGGTGGAGCTGATTGCCGACATTGCGCAGAACCCCTCCTTCCCGGCCGAGGCTCTCGAGCGGATTCGGGCCGACCGGCTGCGCCAGCTCTCCATCCAGCTCAGCCAGCCGCAAGCGCAGGCGCTCAGGAAGTTCGTGTCCGTGCTCTACCCGTCGCACCCGTACGGACGGCCCTTCCCCACTCCGGAGATGCTCCAGGGGTTCACCGCAGAGCAGGTGCGTGCGTTTTACCAGGAGAATTTCTCCGCCGCGCGCGCGCACCTCTACGTCGCCGGGCGCTTTGACGAGGTGGCTACCGAACAGGCGATTCGGGCCGCCTTCGAGGGATGGGAGGCAGGGAGTGAGTCGATGCCGAGCATTCCCTCACCGGAGAGCGGTCGCGCGGTCTACCTCGTCGACTCGCCGGGTGCGGTGCAGTCCACCATCTACCTCGGACTGCCGGTGATCGACCCGTCCAACCCCGATTACATCCCGCTGCAGGTTACGAACGCACTTCTGGGCGGCTCCTTCGCCTCGCGAATCACCAGCAACATTCGCGAGCAGAAGGGCTACACCTACTCGCCGTTCAGCACGCTGTCCTCGCGCTACCGGGATGCCTACTGGGCGGAGATCGCCGACGTCACGACCGACGTGACCGGGCCGGCATTGACGGAGATCTTTTTCGAGATCGACCGGCTGCGGGGAGAGCCTCCATCGGAAGAGGAGCTGCGCGGCATCCAGAACTACCTGGCTGGCACCTTCGTCCTGCAGAACTCCTCACGCGGCGGGATCATCTCGCAGCTCTCCTTCATCAACCTGCACGGCCTCGGCCGCGACTGGCTGGAGAGCTACGTGCCGCGGGTCTATGAGGTCACACCTGCGGAGGTGATGCACATTGCCCGCACGTACCTCGATCCCTCACGCATGACGATCGTGGTGGTCGGAGACCGGTCAAAGATCGAAGACCAGCTGAGGGAGTTCGGAGAGATTCGCGAATGA
- a CDS encoding pitrilysin family protein, giving the protein MTPLARPVLTVALASLTCACASTAARQAPASPGEPAAQEAPTAAQQAPTAAPFQIPVDYYKLDNGLRVVLSRDTTAPKVVVGVYYNIGFRIEPRDRTGFAHLFEHLMFQGSENLGKMEFIRLVQSNGGVLNGSTRFDFTNYFEIVPSHTLETVLWAEADRMRGLDITEENLENQKGVVTNEVLVNVINQPYGGFPWLDLPQHANTNWYNAHNFYGELEDLQAATLEDARSFFETYYAPNNAALVVVGNFDPEQTRRWIEQYFADIPAAPPAEMPDISEPRQTEEKRASRTDEKATRPALALGYHAPPRNTPEYFAFGVLNEILTQGRDSRLYQALVQERGLTGDVSGGINLLGNMFNINGPTLMTIYLFHDQNVEADSIVAVIDEVIDELMTTPLSQEELDEALVQVRSALYDEVESMFGFGRADLLASFALFDDDPSRINRLEEEFRSVTPELLQRTAQEYLRPTNRTILTIEPGAAPGQEGQ; this is encoded by the coding sequence ATGACACCATTAGCGCGTCCGGTACTCACCGTCGCACTGGCCTCGCTCACCTGCGCCTGCGCTTCGACAGCGGCGCGTCAGGCCCCCGCTTCGCCCGGGGAGCCGGCAGCACAGGAAGCGCCCACCGCAGCGCAGCAAGCGCCGACCGCGGCGCCGTTCCAGATCCCGGTCGACTATTACAAGCTCGACAACGGACTCCGGGTTGTCCTGTCGCGGGACACGACTGCCCCGAAAGTCGTTGTGGGCGTGTACTACAACATCGGATTCCGGATCGAACCCCGGGACCGTACCGGCTTCGCCCATCTCTTCGAGCACCTGATGTTCCAAGGCTCGGAAAACCTGGGGAAGATGGAGTTCATCCGGCTGGTGCAGAGCAACGGCGGAGTGCTCAACGGATCGACCCGGTTCGATTTCACCAACTACTTCGAGATCGTCCCCTCGCACACCCTCGAGACTGTGTTGTGGGCGGAAGCGGATCGCATGCGCGGGCTCGACATCACCGAGGAGAACCTGGAGAACCAGAAAGGGGTGGTGACGAACGAGGTGCTCGTGAACGTCATCAACCAGCCCTACGGCGGATTCCCCTGGCTGGACCTTCCCCAGCACGCCAACACGAACTGGTACAACGCCCACAACTTCTACGGTGAGCTGGAAGACCTGCAGGCGGCCACCCTGGAAGACGCCCGCAGCTTCTTCGAGACCTACTACGCCCCCAACAACGCCGCCTTGGTGGTCGTCGGGAATTTCGATCCCGAGCAGACCCGACGCTGGATCGAGCAGTACTTCGCCGACATCCCGGCCGCGCCCCCGGCGGAAATGCCCGACATTTCCGAGCCGCGGCAGACCGAGGAGAAGCGCGCCTCCCGCACTGACGAGAAGGCAACCCGGCCGGCGCTCGCCCTCGGATACCATGCACCTCCGCGCAACACGCCGGAGTACTTCGCCTTCGGGGTCCTGAACGAGATCCTCACCCAGGGACGGGACAGCCGCCTCTACCAGGCGCTCGTCCAGGAGCGCGGTCTGACCGGTGACGTCAGCGGTGGGATAAACCTCCTGGGCAACATGTTCAACATCAACGGCCCCACGTTGATGACGATCTACCTCTTCCACGACCAGAACGTCGAGGCGGATTCCATCGTGGCGGTAATCGACGAGGTGATCGACGAGTTGATGACGACTCCGCTCAGCCAGGAGGAACTGGACGAAGCGCTGGTGCAGGTCCGCTCCGCCCTCTACGACGAGGTGGAATCGATGTTCGGCTTCGGCCGAGCGGATCTGCTCGCCTCCTTCGCCCTCTTCGACGACGATCCGTCGCGCATCAATCGGCTGGAGGAGGAGTTCCGCAGCGTGACCCCCGAGCTGCTCCAGCGCACCGCACAGGAATACCTGCGACCGACCAATCGAACGATCCTGACCATCGAGCCCGGGGCTGCTCCCGGCCAGGAGGGACAGTGA
- a CDS encoding agmatine deiminase family protein, giving the protein MSIRWPAEWEPHAATWIAWPHHEPDWPGKIAAIPWVYAEIVRVLAAYEPVEILCHDEATWENAARALALHDVRENFRLHRVETDRVWTRDSGGSGVVTEEGVRWIRWRFNAWAKYDNYTRDERVGERIAELSGIPSIEAQRPDGAGRLVLEGGAIDTNGAGVMLTTEECLLSPIQERNPGLTRQGYEEAFARYLGIERTIWLGRGCAGDDTHGHVDDIARFVSEDTVALAYEPNPADENHAASVENEERLLSAGINVVRLPFPRAVIMDGTRLPASYANFYIANGVVLVPTFNDPQDRHALNIIASLFPEREVVGIHSVDLVWGLGTLHCLTQQQPAPPA; this is encoded by the coding sequence GTGAGCATCCGCTGGCCGGCGGAGTGGGAGCCGCACGCCGCCACCTGGATCGCGTGGCCACACCACGAGCCGGACTGGCCCGGGAAGATAGCCGCGATTCCGTGGGTCTACGCCGAGATCGTGCGCGTGCTGGCGGCGTACGAACCGGTCGAGATCCTCTGCCACGACGAGGCAACCTGGGAAAACGCCGCCCGCGCCCTCGCGCTCCACGATGTGCGCGAGAACTTCCGCCTCCACCGGGTGGAGACCGACCGGGTGTGGACGCGCGACTCCGGCGGAAGCGGGGTGGTCACAGAGGAGGGGGTACGGTGGATTCGCTGGCGCTTCAATGCCTGGGCGAAGTACGACAACTATACGCGTGACGAACGGGTGGGCGAACGGATCGCGGAGCTCTCCGGAATTCCGTCGATCGAGGCGCAGCGGCCCGACGGCGCCGGAAGGCTCGTGCTCGAGGGCGGGGCGATCGACACGAACGGGGCGGGGGTGATGCTCACCACGGAGGAGTGTCTCCTCTCACCGATCCAGGAGCGCAACCCCGGCCTCACCCGACAGGGATACGAGGAGGCCTTCGCCCGCTACCTGGGCATCGAGCGCACCATCTGGCTCGGGCGCGGATGCGCTGGCGACGATACGCACGGTCACGTCGACGACATCGCCCGCTTCGTGTCCGAGGATACGGTTGCCCTGGCGTACGAGCCGAACCCCGCGGACGAGAACCACGCCGCCTCAGTAGAGAACGAGGAGCGGTTGCTCAGTGCCGGGATCAACGTGGTCCGGCTGCCCTTTCCGCGCGCCGTGATCATGGACGGCACCCGCCTTCCGGCGAGCTACGCTAACTTCTACATCGCCAACGGCGTGGTCCTGGTACCCACCTTCAACGACCCGCAGGACCGCCACGCCCTGAACATCATCGCCAGCCTCTTCCCGGAACGGGAGGTCGTAGGCATCCACTCCGTGGACCTCGTCTGGGGATTGGGCACGCTGCACTGTCTCACCCAGCAGCAGCCCGCACCGCCGGCCTGA
- a CDS encoding ABC transporter permease, translating to MWKNLLQDFVGDLKTQKTRAFLTIFAVGWGTLSIVLLLSFGEGLKHAILNGQLGAGEQIFIIYGGTTTRPYQGLPTGRYNPLHEEDLKLLKDNIPEIDLVSPSYGKWGAVLRAGSIQTTTMMEGVDPSFSILRNMYPAAGGRFLNAQDVLQRRRVAFLGDSIAKRLFPDTSAVGQTLFVDGVPFTVVGTMVPKFQTSMNNGPDADRIIIPSSTMAALYGRTTVSSLIVRPRDATQAEYVKRRIYEVLGARYQFDPDDEGALGIWDFIENLRMSRLIAVGIQIFLGVVGALTLTVAGIGLANVMYVVVRERTREIGIKRALGARRKHIVTQFVAEATLLAMTGGLIGLGLAATLVVAVASIPDANTAMTFIANPQLSWWIGLGTVGILTAIGIFAGVLPARRAATVDPVEALRYE from the coding sequence ATGTGGAAGAATCTGCTGCAGGACTTCGTCGGTGACCTGAAGACGCAGAAGACCCGTGCCTTCCTCACCATCTTCGCCGTGGGGTGGGGTACCCTCTCGATCGTCCTGCTGCTCTCGTTCGGGGAGGGGTTGAAGCACGCGATCCTCAACGGCCAGCTCGGCGCGGGCGAGCAGATCTTCATCATCTATGGCGGCACCACGACCCGGCCTTATCAGGGGCTGCCTACGGGCCGGTACAATCCGCTCCATGAGGAGGATCTGAAGCTGCTGAAGGACAACATCCCCGAGATCGACCTGGTCAGTCCTAGCTACGGGAAGTGGGGAGCAGTGCTGCGTGCGGGATCGATCCAGACGACGACGATGATGGAGGGGGTGGATCCGAGCTTCAGCATCCTGCGGAACATGTACCCGGCCGCTGGAGGCCGCTTCCTCAACGCGCAGGACGTCCTGCAGCGCCGCCGGGTCGCTTTCCTCGGGGACTCCATCGCGAAGCGGCTCTTCCCGGACACCAGTGCGGTGGGGCAGACCCTCTTCGTGGATGGGGTTCCGTTCACCGTGGTCGGGACGATGGTTCCCAAGTTTCAGACCTCGATGAACAATGGCCCCGACGCGGATCGAATCATCATCCCTTCGTCGACCATGGCGGCGCTGTACGGTCGCACCACCGTGAGCTCGCTGATCGTTCGCCCGCGTGACGCGACCCAGGCGGAGTACGTGAAGCGACGGATCTATGAGGTGCTGGGTGCCCGCTACCAGTTCGACCCCGACGACGAGGGGGCGCTAGGGATCTGGGATTTCATCGAGAACCTGCGCATGTCTCGCCTGATCGCGGTGGGGATTCAGATCTTCCTTGGCGTGGTGGGGGCGCTGACGCTGACGGTAGCGGGGATCGGGCTGGCGAACGTGATGTACGTAGTGGTGCGCGAGCGCACTCGGGAAATCGGGATCAAGCGCGCGCTGGGTGCCCGGCGGAAGCACATCGTCACCCAGTTCGTGGCCGAGGCAACGCTGCTGGCGATGACCGGAGGGTTGATTGGACTAGGGCTGGCGGCGACGCTGGTCGTGGCCGTGGCCAGCATACCGGACGCCAACACGGCAATGACGTTCATCGCCAACCCACAGCTATCCTGGTGGATTGGCCTGGGGACGGTGGGGATCCTCACCGCCATCGGCATCTTTGCCGGAGTCCTTCCGGCTCGCCGCGCGGCCACGGTGGATCCGGTCGAGGCGCTGCGCTACGAGTGA
- a CDS encoding efflux RND transporter periplasmic adaptor subunit, translated as MKKRNRFILGTAGILVLVAGGLAVSSARGADDEGVAAVVVSRADVVDKALAVGTIEPDVEVSVKSKVSGVVGRAYAEEGDFVAAGDPLLEIRPDPTPLEMVETQRALEMQELQLENYRREAERQRALAERGLISQQEFEVAQRQFEQAELEVRTARERLELLKSGRIEDSNVESVVRAPISGYILDRTVEPGDPVVPLTSYQEGTVLMTMADMEHLVFRGTVDEIDVGRLKEGMPVQVKIGALPDAKVTGRVARISLKATKEENATSFPVEIELDAAPDVKLRAGLSANAEVIINERKNVLAIPERLVTFEDGGAWVTVRRPDGTTERRAIRTGLSDAMQVEVLEGLSEGEQVLEKPTQTID; from the coding sequence ATGAAGAAGCGCAACCGGTTCATACTCGGAACCGCGGGTATCCTTGTTCTCGTCGCGGGCGGTCTGGCAGTGTCCAGTGCCCGCGGGGCCGACGACGAAGGAGTCGCGGCGGTAGTGGTGTCACGTGCCGACGTCGTCGACAAGGCGCTGGCTGTGGGCACGATCGAGCCGGACGTGGAGGTCAGCGTCAAGTCGAAGGTGTCGGGGGTGGTGGGAAGGGCCTACGCGGAGGAGGGTGACTTCGTGGCCGCCGGTGATCCCCTGCTGGAGATCCGGCCGGATCCGACTCCGCTCGAGATGGTGGAGACCCAGCGCGCCCTCGAGATGCAGGAGCTGCAGCTCGAGAATTATCGGCGGGAAGCCGAGCGTCAGCGGGCACTGGCAGAGCGCGGCTTGATCTCCCAGCAGGAGTTCGAGGTGGCGCAGCGACAGTTCGAGCAGGCCGAGCTGGAGGTGCGCACCGCGCGTGAGCGCCTGGAGCTGCTGAAGAGCGGCCGCATCGAGGATTCCAACGTCGAGTCAGTCGTGCGCGCCCCGATCAGCGGTTACATCCTGGATCGCACCGTTGAGCCGGGCGATCCGGTCGTCCCCCTTACCTCCTACCAGGAGGGGACGGTCCTGATGACCATGGCAGACATGGAGCACCTGGTCTTCCGCGGCACTGTGGACGAGATCGACGTCGGACGGCTGAAGGAGGGCATGCCGGTTCAGGTGAAGATCGGGGCGCTCCCCGACGCGAAGGTGACCGGTCGCGTCGCGCGCATCTCTCTGAAGGCGACCAAGGAGGAAAACGCCACCAGCTTCCCGGTGGAGATCGAGCTCGACGCGGCCCCCGACGTTAAGCTGCGTGCCGGACTGTCGGCCAATGCCGAGGTCATCATCAACGAGCGCAAGAACGTTCTGGCGATTCCCGAGCGGCTCGTCACTTTCGAGGACGGCGGAGCGTGGGTGACGGTGCGCCGCCCTGATGGCACGACGGAGCGTCGCGCGATTCGGACCGGGCTGAGCGACGCCATGCAGGTCGAGGTGCTGGAGGGCCTGAGCGAGGGCGAGCAGGTGCTGGAGAAGCCTACCCAGACCATCGACTGA